The following coding sequences lie in one Brachionichthys hirsutus isolate HB-005 chromosome 15, CSIRO-AGI_Bhir_v1, whole genome shotgun sequence genomic window:
- the glmna gene encoding glomulin, FKBP associated protein a, whose protein sequence is MALDQFNDVVQRCQALPGDNYTTEDHDVFMIAGRTCIEEGDIAQVLSIVFDEKNQAIVKCMGWNLLPPLIQALLKKEEKHLTHCLAVFNHLLQICRPKELLIGLLEQLDQDDPVAIAESLHLLLNPLQHVLLRLGSRKASSLGMTLSSVLDQVSKLPLPHTKEQEEDDIFLLCRCCTDLTEFLKPFVHEVRQNTLKGKAQNETTGKVGGHRVSGEEDELQTELLKYCMKALGHLLLELQLKDPDTLPVSPLRNFAMEILNTLDAIGEALPRLAFRSLSKRKPIPGFLEEEVRYPKESLASLAHLVFVHHLAADMFPAVFSSVFCLRCNMEHICLLLSRSEEFRIQKGLELYEKSLVRVDDGSLPADLLDIKTFLTVPQNMVKVMTLCPRHDLRTRALKVFQMSIDKFDTEAKYKYFQYMLRTSNHSGVEGFIIKNIKNQIVAALQPGNGNVWFEGVQLLPLLRKVLSLPDGPETDLLQHLDRIMEALNLLRYLIIRDKVTQNQTGIWTELYKIEDAFTKPLRVGVNMSRAHYERELHAAVETKRSKVKEEPVVSVTVGDETLPDTTSESQALRSALHTFDMIESVLVRIEELAEVKENLQPESTSPRGRDP, encoded by the exons CAAGCCTTACCCGGCGACAACTACACCACAGAGGATCATGACGTCTTCATGATTGCCGGGCGGACCTGCATCGAGGAGGGAGACATCGCTCAGGTCCTCAGCATTGTCTTTGATGAAAAGAATCAG GCTATAGTGAAATGTATGGGCTGGAATCTGCTGCCACCCTTGATTCAGGCTCTcctgaagaaagaagaaaagcaccTCACTCATTGTCTGGCTGTTTTCAACCACCTCCTACAG ATCTGCAGACCCAAAGAGTTGCTAATTGGCCTGTTGGAGCAGTTGGATCAGGATGACCCGGTCGCTATAGCAGAGAGCCTTCATCTGCTGTTGAACCCTCTACAACATG TGCTGCTGCGCCTGGGCAGCCGCAAGGCGTCGTCTTTGGGCATGACTCTGTCTTCCGTGCTGGACCAGGTGTCCAAACTGCCTCTACCGCACACCAAGGAGCAAGAAGAGGACGATATATTCCTGCTTTGCCGCTGCTGCACTGATCTGACGGAATTCCTCAAACCTTTTGTCCACGAGGtgagacaaaacaccctgaaaGGAAAGGCTCAAAATGAGACCACAGGCAAGGTCGGGGGTCATCGGGTCAGTGGTGAAGAGGACGAACTGCAGACGGAACTCCTGAAGTA TTGCATGAAGGCTTTGGGTCATCTACTGTTGGAGCTGCAGCTCAAGGATCCGGACACTCTGCCCGTGTCTCCGCTCAGGAATTTTGCCATGGAAATTTTG AACACCCTTGATGCGATCGGAGAGGCCCTCCCTCGTCTCGCCTTCCGGTCTTTGTCGAAGAGGAAACCGATCCCAGGGTttctggaggaggaggttcgCTATCCCAAAGAGTCCTTGGCGAGCCTGGCTCACCTCGTGTTCGTCCATCACCTGGCTGCTGATATGTTCCCCGCTGTATTCAG CTCAGTGTTCTGTTTGAGGTGTAATATGGAGCACATCTGCCTCCTCCTGTCCAG ATCTGAAGAGTTCAGGATTCAGAAGGGACTG GAGCTGTATGAGAAGAGCCTGGTGCGGGTGGACGATGGCAGCCTGCCTGCAGATCTGCTAGACATCAAAACCTTCCTCACGGTCCCTCAG AACATGGTGAAGGTTATGACGTTATGTCCGAGGCATGATTTG AGAACCAGAGCTCTGAAGGTCTTCCAGATGAGCATTGATAAGTTTGACACTGAAGCAAAGTACAAGTATTTCCA GTACATGCTGAGAACCAGTAACCACTCAGGAGTCGAGGGATTCATCATCAAAAACATCAAGAATCAGATTGTCGCCGCCCTGCAG CCGGGTAACGGCAACGTCTGGTTTGAGGGAGTTCAGTTGCTGCCTTTGCTGCGAAAAGTTCTCAGTCTGCCAGACGGCCCGGAGACGgacctcctgcagcacctggacAG AATTATGGAGGCTCTGAACCTGCTGCGTTACCTCATCATCAGAGACAAAGTGACACAGAACCAG ACGGGGATCTGGACCGAGCTTTACAAGATAGAAGACGCGTTCACGAAGCCGCTGCGTGTCGGCGTGAACATGTCCCGAGCTCACTATGAGAGGGAGCTCCACGCCGCCGTGGAGACCAAGAGGagcaaggtcaaag AGGAGCCGGTGGTTTCTGTGACCGTTGGAGACGAGACGTTGCCGGACACGACGTCAGAATCTCAG GCTCTGCGCTCGGCCCTACACACATTCGACATGATTGAGAGCGTGTTGGTGCGAATAGAGGAGCTCGCCGAGGTGAAAGAGAATCTTCAGCCTGAGTCAACGAGTCCCCGCGGCAGAGATCCTTGA